The Gemmatimonadales bacterium genome includes the window GTGATTGGCGCCACCCGAAGCCGCACGCCACGCTGCTCGGCGAGGAGCTGCCAGGGGACAATGTTGGCGTGGTGCTCCATCCCCGTGATCAGCACCTCATCACCCTTGGCGAGTTCCGTGCGCCCGTAGCTCTGGGCCACGAGGTTGATCCCGTCGGTAGTGCCGCGCACGAAGATGATCTCGCGGGGCGAGGCCGCGTTGATGAACCGCGCAACGTGCTCCCGCACCGCGTCGTAGGCCTGCGTGGCATGCTCGCTCAGCCAATGCACGCCCCGATGGATATTGGCGTTCTCGGCAGTGTAATAGTGGATGAGAGCCTCGATGACGGCCCGCGGTTTCTGCGTAGTGGCCGCGTTGTCGAGATAGACCAGCGGCTTGCCCCGCACCATGGTGCCGAGAATGGGGAAATCCGCGCGCACCCGTTGGACATCCAATGCCGGTGCGGAGCCGCGCGCGGCGGCGCGTGGGGGGGCGGCCGCAGTCATGGGCGCAGCATCACTCGATCCCGCCCAGGCGCTCGAGCACCAGGCGGTCGAGCGTCCGGCGCACCGGCTCCAGCGCCACTTCGTTCACGACTTCTGCCGCGAAGGCGTAGGTGAGCAGCCGCTTGGCAACCGGCTCGGGAATGCCGCGGCTCCTCAGATAGAAGAGTCCGAGCTGGTCCAGGTATCCCACAGTCGCGCCGTGGGTGCACTTCACGTCGTCCGCGAAAATCTCGAGCTGCGGCTTGGTGTCGACCTTGGCGCCGTTCGAGAGCAGGAGGTTCCGGTTGGTCTGCTTGGCGTCCGTCTTCTGCGCCTCGGGCCGCACGAGCACCTTGCCGTTGAACACTGCGCGCGACCGTCCGTCGAGCACGCCCTTGTAGACCTCCCAACTATTGCATTCGGGGTGGTCGTGATAGATGGCCGTGTGATTGTCCGCCAACTGATCGCCGCGGGTGAGATAGAGCCCGTACATGAGCGTCTCGATCCCGGGCGCATTGAGCCGCACGTGCAGGTTGTGCCGGCTGATGGCTCCGCCCATGGCCAGGGTGAACGAGCGGTAGTGGCTGCCGCGCGCCTGGTCCACCTGGGTGAGCCCAACGTGATACGCCGCCTCGCTCTCGCGCTGGATTCGGGTGTGCTCGGTCCAGGCGCCCTCGCCCGAGGAGACTTCGGTGACGGCGTTGGTGAAATAGGGGGCGCCCTCCGCCAGCGTGACGTAGCTCTCGACCACCGAGGCGCGCGCCTCGCGCTCGACCACGATGAGGTTGCGCGGGTGGGTAACCGCGCCGGCGGCATCGGGACTTGTGACGAAGATGAGATGGATGGGCTGCTCGAGCACCGTGCCCGGCGGCACGTAGACCAGCGCGCCGTCTTCGAGGAACGCGGTGTTGAGCGCCGTGAACGCGCTGCCCTCGACCGGAGCGTGACGCGTGAGATGGCGCTCGATCACGGCGGGATCGCGGTGCAGCGCGGCCGACAGGCTCTCGAGCCGGACCCCCGTCGGCATTGGCGGAAATATGGAGAGCGCGGGCGACAGCCGGCCGTTCACGAACACCAGCTGCGGCCACTCCGGATGGCCGAACAGAAACGGCGCCAGCGCCTCGCGCCGCACCGTCGCCGGTGCGGCCGGCCGGAATGCCTGCTGCGAAATGGGCCCGAGCGGCGTGAAGCGCCACTCCTCATCCCTGGCGGTCGGGAAGCCGACCTCGGCAAAGCGGTTGATCGCGGCGCGCTGCAGCTCCGGCAGCCAGACCGGCGCTCCGTTGGCCGGGCGTGCTTCGAATTGGCGCACATAGGTTTCGATCACGCCACGCCTGCCTCGGCCTCGACCCAGTCGTAACCGCGGGCCTCGAGCTCCTGCGCCAGCTCCTTGCCGCCGGATTTGACGATCCGTCCGTTCGAGAGCACGTGCACGAAGTCCGGTACGATGTAATTGAGCAGCCGCTGGTAGTGCGTCACCACGATGAACGCGCGGTCCGGGCTCCTGAGCTGGTTCACCCCCGCAGCGACGATCCGGAGCGCGTCGATGTCGAGCCCCGAGTCGGTCTCGTCGAGAATGGCCAGCCGCGGCTCGAGCACCGCGAGCTGCAGGATTTCATTTCGCTTCTTCTCGCCGCCCGAGAAGCCTGAGTTCACCGCGCGGCTCATGATCTCGGGGCCCCAGTCGACAATCTTGAGCTTCTGCTCCAGGACCTCGATGAAGTCGATCGGGTCCACCTCGTCCTCGCCGCGCGCCTTGCGGATTTCGTTGTAGGCCGCCCGGAGGAAGTAGGCGTTGGTGACGCCCGGGATTTCGACCGGGTACTGGAAGGCGAGAAACAACCCCGCCTGCGCTCGCTCCTCGGGCTCGAGCTCGAGCAGGTCGCCGCCCTCGTAGCGCACCTCTCCGCCGGTGACTTTGTAGGCCGGGTGGCCGGCCAGCACCTGGGCGAGCGTGCTCTTGCCCGAGCCGTTCGGGCCCATGATCGCGTGCACTTCGCCGGCATTGACGGTGAGGTTTACGCCGCGGAGGATTTCCGTGTCGCCGGCCGCGGCGTGGAGTTCGCGGACCTCGAGCAGGGGAGTTTCCTGCGCCTTGCGGTTAGCCAACGCTGCCCTCCAGACTGACGCCGAGAAGCTTCTGGGCCTCGACCGCGAACTCCATCGGCAGCTCCTGGAAGACCTCCTTGCAGAAGCCGTTCACGATCATCGAGATGGCGTTCTCGGTGTTGAGGCCGCGCTGCTTCAGATAGAAGATCTGGTCCTCACCGATCTTGGACGTGGACGCCTCGTGCTCCACCGACGCGGTGGGGTTCTGCACGTCGATGTACGGGAACGTGTGCGCGCCACAGCGATTGCCGATGAGCATCGAGTCGCACTGGGTGTAGTTGCGCGCGCCTTCGGCACGCGGAAGTACCTTGACCAGACCGCGATAGCTGTTGTTGCCGCGGCCCGCGGAGATGCCCTTCGAGACGATCGTGCTGCGGGTGTTGCGCCCCAGATGGATCATCTTGGTGCCGGTGTCCGCCTGCTGCCGGTTGTTGACCACGGCTACGGAGTAGAACTCGCCGACGGCGTTGTCGCCCTGGAGGATGACGCTCGGATACTTCCAGGTGATGGCCGAGCCGGTCTCGACCTGGGTCCAGGAAATCTTGGCGTTGCGCAGCGCCTTGCCGCGCTTGGTCACGAAATTGTAAATCCCGCCCCGCCCCTCTTCGTCGCCCGCGTACCAGTTCTGCACGGTGGAGTACTTGATCTGGGCGTTGTCGAGCGCCACCAGCTCGACCACCGCGGCATGGAGCTGGTTGGTGTCGCGCTTGGGCGCCGTGCAGCCCTCGAGGTAGCTCACGCTGGCACCCTCGTCCGCAATGATGAGCGTGCGCTCGAACTGCCCGGTGTCGGCCGCGTTGATCCGGAAGTAGGTGGACAGCTCCATGGGGCACTTGAGCCCCTTGGGCACGTACACGAACGAGCCGTCGCTGAAGACCGCGGCGTTGAGCGCGGCGAAGAAGTTATCACTCGCGGGCACGACCGACCCCAGGTACTTCTCGACCAGCGCGGGATGCTCCTGCACCGCCTCGCCGAACGAGCAGAAGATGATGCCGAGCTCGGCCAGGCGCTTCTTGTAGCTGGTGCCGACCGAGACGCTGTCGAAGATCGCGTCCACCGCAACGCCCGCGAGCACCTTCTGCTCGGAGAGCGGAATGCCGAGCTTGTCGTAAGTCTCGCGCAGCTTGGGGTCCACGTCGTCGAGGCTGCCCAGCGGCTGCTTGGTTCGAGGCGCGGCGTAGTAGCTGATGTCCTGGTAGTCGATAGTCGGATAGGTGACGTTGGACCAATGCGGCTCGCGCATCTTGAGCCAACCGCGGAACGCCTTGAGGCGCCACTCGAGCATGAACGCCGGCTCGCGCTTCTTCGCCGAGATGAGGCGGATCACGTCTTCGTCGAGTCCCTTGGGCGCAACGTCGGCTTCGATGTCGGTGACGAAACCGTACTTGTATGCGCGGTTGACCAGCGTTTCGACTGGCGAGCTCATGCCGTCTCCTCTGTTCCTGCCGCCGCCGGGCCCTCGGGCCCGGCAAACCGCACGTGGTACTCGCAGGCGGTGCAGCCTTCGAGAATGTGTGCCCGGCGATCCACGGGCGCGCCGAGCACGTCCTCCAGGAAGCGGGCTTCCGCCGCGCAGAGCTCGGGAAATCGCTCGGCCACGGACTGGATTGCGCAATTGTGTTCCGTGAGCGTGCCCGACGCGTGCTCGGTGGGCGCGGCGGCCTGCCACTCCGTCATGTATCCCTCGTCCGCAAGAGTACGGGCGACGGCTTCGAGCCGGCGTGCCGGCGGAGCGTCGGCGAGCTCGGTCTTGAGCCGGTGGGCGAGATCGGCGTAGTGGGCTTCGAGCATCCGGACCGCCGCCGCCCGGCCCTCCCGCTCCACCATGTGGTCGAGCAGCTCGAAGAGCGTCGCCTCGTAGCGGCGCGGGAAGAGCGCCTCCGCCTCCGCGCTCAGGCGATAGGCAAAGACCGGGGCGCCTACGCCACGGTGCTGCCGCTGGTATTGGATGAGCCCGTCGGCCTCGAGCTCCTTTAGATGATGTCGCACGCCGTTGAGCGAAACGCCGAGCTTGCCCGCCAGCTCCTTGGCCGAGAGCGGCTGCGCGTGCTTGAGCTCGACCAGGATGGCGCGGCGCGGGCCTTTGTGGCCGGTCGGAAGATTGCTCGGGCCGGGCTGCGGGATCGGAATTGCCATGCCGCAAGGCTAATCGTTGTAATGGCAATTGTCAATTTGTACGAGCAAATTGGTAATAATGCTGTAACTAATTATGTTAGTGCGCGTTAGCATCGTAGTATGCATACATACTATCTTGGATTACCCAGTAGCAATCTCGCCGCCGTACACCTCCCGCTGGTCAGAGTGTCGCCCTTCATTCATATTGGGCGGCGAGCCGGCCCCACCCAGGGCCGTTCCCCACACTCGGCAGGTCGCCCCATGACGATCCACCGCATCCGCCTCCTCGGCGATCCGATTCTCCGCACCCGCTGCGAGCCCATCACCAAGCCGGGGTCCACTGCCGTCCGGGTCATCATCGATGACCTGCGCGAGACACTGCGCGACTGGCAATCCCGCTTCGGTGCGGGGCGGGCCATCGCGGCTCCCCAGATCGGCGCGCCGGTGCGCGTGGTGTACGTCGAGATGGACCGGCCCTGGCCGCTGGTGAATCCGGAGATCATCGACATCGGGACCGAGGATTTCTGGGTCTGGGATGACTGTTTCTCCTTTCCGAACATGCTGGTGCGGGTCTCGCGCGCGTACCGCATCCGGATACGCTACCAGGATGTGAAGGGCGCGTGGCATGAGGAGGAGCTCGAGGGCGACCGGGCCGAGCTCCTGCAGCACGAGCTCGACCACCTCGACGGTGTGCTTGCGGTCGATTGCCCGCATGGCCTGGATCCGTTCTGCCTGCGCGAGGAGTGGAACCGCATCCACGCGCACCGCGGCCGATACGGGCCACCGGAGCCGCGCACCGAGACCTACGCGGGTGCGGCCTCCGGAGATCTGTAGGTGACAACGACGGTTGCGGAGGCCACGGCGGGCGCGCACATGCCTCCGTGCGACTACGCACCGCGCCCCTACGACGGTCCCTCGCGCGACGAGGTCCTGGCGCTCCGCCGCCGCTACGTCCATCCCTCGCTCTTTACGCTCTATCGCGAGCCGCTCATGCTGGTCGAGGGCCACATGCAGTGGCTCTTCGACGAGACGGGGCGCCGATACCTCGATCTCTTTGCCGGCATCGCCACTGTCTCCTGCGGCCATGCCCATCCCAAGGTCGTCGCTCGCATCGAGGCGCAGGCGGAACAGCTCCAGCACGCTTCCACGATCTATCTACATCCGACCTTGCCGCTCCTTGCCCGGGAGCTCGCGGCCCGGATGCCGCCTGGACTGGATGTCAGCTACTTCGTGAACAGCGGCAGCGAGGCAAACGACCTCGCGGTGACCATGGCGCGGCTGTACACCGGCCACACCGACGTGGTCGCGGTACGGAACGGCTATCACGGTGGCTCGCCCACCACGATGGGGCTCACGTCGCATCACACCTGGAAGTTTCCCACCCAGGTGAGCGCGGGCGTTCACCACACCGTCTGCCCCGATCCGTATCGAAGTGCCTTCGGCGGCACGCCCGAGGCAATCGCGACCCAGAGCGTGGCGGAGATGCGCGACCTCATCCGCTACGCTACCACGGGGCGGATCGCGGCATTCATCGCGGAGCCGATCCAGGGCGTCGGCGGCGCGACCCTCGGCGCGCCCAACTACCTGCGCGAGGCGTACGCCCTCACGCGGGAGCACGGCGGCCTCTGCATCTCCGACGAGGTGCAGACCGGATTCGGGCGCACCGGTGAGCAGTACTGGGGCTTCCAGAACTCCGGTGTCACGCCGGACATCGTGACGATGGCCAAAGGCATCGGCAATGGGATGCCGCTCGCCGCGGTCACCACGCGCCGGGACATCGCCGATGCGCTCACCCAACGGATCCACTTCAATACGTTCGGCGGCAACCCCGTCGCGATGGCGGCTGGCCTTGCCGTGCTCGAGGTGATCGACGAGGACGGCTTGCAGGAGAACGCCCGCGTCGTCGGTGCCCGACTCAAGGCGGGCTTGCAAGACCTTGCCCGCCGGCACCCGCTCATCGGCGACGTACGGGGCATGGGGCTCATGCTGGGCGTCGAGGTGGTGCGCGACCGGGCGCGCCGCACACCCGCTGCCGAGGAAACGCTCGAGGTGCTGGAACAGCTCCGGGGGCTCGGCGTGCTGGTGGGCAAAGGGGGCCTCGACGCCAACGTGCTCCGTATCAAGCCGCCGCTCTGCCTGGCCACAGAGGACGCAGATTTCGCGATCGCCTGCCTCGACCTGGCGCTGGGCCGAGTCGAAGCCGCATAGCGCGTGGCGAGGGCCCTACGAAGGCTAGTACCATCCAGACGAGTCGAAGGCCTGGCGCAGCGCCCTCGAATTTCTCCGCAATTACCTCTGGCACGACAACGGTCTCCACGGGACCGCGCTCCAGTACACGACGGGGCTGCTGGTGTATCCGCTCAAGCGGCTCCGCCACGCCGGTCCGCAAGGCTGCCCATCCGCTTTGAGTTCGCCCCACCGGAGATCCGGCCGTACGGGCGGCGACCTGATGATCGCGGGCGGGCTCGCTAACATTCGGCAAGGCGATCGGCACTCACCCACCGGGAGGGGGCATGCGGGGACGCATGGTCGAGCTTCGCAGCAACGGACGCACGGCTAACGGCTATCTCGCCGCCAGCGCCGGGCGCGGACCGGGCCTCGTGCTCATTCAGGAATGGTGGGGCCTGGTCCCGCACATCGAGGATCTCGCCGACCGTTTCGCCGCGGAGGGATTCGTCACCCTCGCGCCCGACCTGTTTCACGGAAAGCAGACGCGGAGCCCTGACGAGGCGGCCAAGCTGCTCATGGCACTCAACATCGGCGAGGCTGCCAGGGACATGCACGGCGCCGGCCAGTACCTGCTGGGCCAAGCCGAGGTTGAGCCCAAGCGCGTCGGGATAATGGGCTTCTGCATGGGTGGACAGCTCGCGCTCTTCGCGGCGCAG containing:
- a CDS encoding peptide deformylase, producing MTIHRIRLLGDPILRTRCEPITKPGSTAVRVIIDDLRETLRDWQSRFGAGRAIAAPQIGAPVRVVYVEMDRPWPLVNPEIIDIGTEDFWVWDDCFSFPNMLVRVSRAYRIRIRYQDVKGAWHEEELEGDRAELLQHELDHLDGVLAVDCPHGLDPFCLREEWNRIHAHRGRYGPPEPRTETYAGAASGDL
- a CDS encoding helix-turn-helix domain-containing protein; the encoded protein is MAIPIPQPGPSNLPTGHKGPRRAILVELKHAQPLSAKELAGKLGVSLNGVRHHLKELEADGLIQYQRQHRGVGAPVFAYRLSAEAEALFPRRYEATLFELLDHMVEREGRAAAVRMLEAHYADLAHRLKTELADAPPARRLEAVARTLADEGYMTEWQAAAPTEHASGTLTEHNCAIQSVAERFPELCAAEARFLEDVLGAPVDRRAHILEGCTACEYHVRFAGPEGPAAAGTEETA
- a CDS encoding aspartate aminotransferase family protein encodes the protein MTTTVAEATAGAHMPPCDYAPRPYDGPSRDEVLALRRRYVHPSLFTLYREPLMLVEGHMQWLFDETGRRYLDLFAGIATVSCGHAHPKVVARIEAQAEQLQHASTIYLHPTLPLLARELAARMPPGLDVSYFVNSGSEANDLAVTMARLYTGHTDVVAVRNGYHGGSPTTMGLTSHHTWKFPTQVSAGVHHTVCPDPYRSAFGGTPEAIATQSVAEMRDLIRYATTGRIAAFIAEPIQGVGGATLGAPNYLREAYALTREHGGLCISDEVQTGFGRTGEQYWGFQNSGVTPDIVTMAKGIGNGMPLAAVTTRRDIADALTQRIHFNTFGGNPVAMAAGLAVLEVIDEDGLQENARVVGARLKAGLQDLARRHPLIGDVRGMGLMLGVEVVRDRARRTPAAEETLEVLEQLRGLGVLVGKGGLDANVLRIKPPLCLATEDADFAIACLDLALGRVEAA
- a CDS encoding dienelactone hydrolase family protein, producing MRGRMVELRSNGRTANGYLAASAGRGPGLVLIQEWWGLVPHIEDLADRFAAEGFVTLAPDLFHGKQTRSPDEAAKLLMALNIGEAARDMHGAGQYLLGQAEVEPKRVGIMGFCMGGQLALFAAQEYPETFSAAVDFYGVHPNVPIDPGRVRVPVLGHFGRKDKSVKETDARALAEKARAGGASFTAYFYDAGHAFFNDTRPEAYDAPSADLAWQRTLAFLREHLV
- the sufB gene encoding Fe-S cluster assembly protein SufB produces the protein MSSPVETLVNRAYKYGFVTDIEADVAPKGLDEDVIRLISAKKREPAFMLEWRLKAFRGWLKMREPHWSNVTYPTIDYQDISYYAAPRTKQPLGSLDDVDPKLRETYDKLGIPLSEQKVLAGVAVDAIFDSVSVGTSYKKRLAELGIIFCSFGEAVQEHPALVEKYLGSVVPASDNFFAALNAAVFSDGSFVYVPKGLKCPMELSTYFRINAADTGQFERTLIIADEGASVSYLEGCTAPKRDTNQLHAAVVELVALDNAQIKYSTVQNWYAGDEEGRGGIYNFVTKRGKALRNAKISWTQVETGSAITWKYPSVILQGDNAVGEFYSVAVVNNRQQADTGTKMIHLGRNTRSTIVSKGISAGRGNNSYRGLVKVLPRAEGARNYTQCDSMLIGNRCGAHTFPYIDVQNPTASVEHEASTSKIGEDQIFYLKQRGLNTENAISMIVNGFCKEVFQELPMEFAVEAQKLLGVSLEGSVG
- the sufC gene encoding Fe-S cluster assembly ATPase SufC, which translates into the protein MANRKAQETPLLEVRELHAAAGDTEILRGVNLTVNAGEVHAIMGPNGSGKSTLAQVLAGHPAYKVTGGEVRYEGGDLLELEPEERAQAGLFLAFQYPVEIPGVTNAYFLRAAYNEIRKARGEDEVDPIDFIEVLEQKLKIVDWGPEIMSRAVNSGFSGGEKKRNEILQLAVLEPRLAILDETDSGLDIDALRIVAAGVNQLRSPDRAFIVVTHYQRLLNYIVPDFVHVLSNGRIVKSGGKELAQELEARGYDWVEAEAGVA
- the sufD gene encoding Fe-S cluster assembly protein SufD, giving the protein MIETYVRQFEARPANGAPVWLPELQRAAINRFAEVGFPTARDEEWRFTPLGPISQQAFRPAAPATVRREALAPFLFGHPEWPQLVFVNGRLSPALSIFPPMPTGVRLESLSAALHRDPAVIERHLTRHAPVEGSAFTALNTAFLEDGALVYVPPGTVLEQPIHLIFVTSPDAAGAVTHPRNLIVVEREARASVVESYVTLAEGAPYFTNAVTEVSSGEGAWTEHTRIQRESEAAYHVGLTQVDQARGSHYRSFTLAMGGAISRHNLHVRLNAPGIETLMYGLYLTRGDQLADNHTAIYHDHPECNSWEVYKGVLDGRSRAVFNGKVLVRPEAQKTDAKQTNRNLLLSNGAKVDTKPQLEIFADDVKCTHGATVGYLDQLGLFYLRSRGIPEPVAKRLLTYAFAAEVVNEVALEPVRRTLDRLVLERLGGIE